Proteins co-encoded in one Flavobacterium fluviale genomic window:
- a CDS encoding glycoside hydrolase family 88 protein: MNSKFFPLILSLFLFGNLSYSQKDKSFNIQKQLEYCAAQASKTLKVIPNDGTSPRTIPNGSKDWKFVDYKDWTSGFWPGELWFLYEASKDKKWEKEADKFTRFLTPLSVSKANDHDLGFQVFNSFGNGYRLTKNPEYKQIILKTADTLATLFNPKVGTIQSWPHNKMGGHNTIIDNMMNLELLFWASKNGGNKKLYDIAVKHAETTMANHFRPDNTSYHVVIYDYETGKKIKGRTAQGYSDDSMWARGQTWAIYGFTMTYRETKDPKFLDFAHKLARVYLDKLTTEDLIPYWDFNAPNIPNEPRDASAAAIVSSALLELSSYTKDKNLKTEYLAKAKKMIVSLSDHYQSHEVNSAFLLHSTGHKPAGSEIDCSINYADYYYLEALLRLQKLK; this comes from the coding sequence ATGAATTCAAAATTTTTTCCCCTGATTTTATCTTTATTTCTTTTCGGAAATCTAAGCTATTCTCAAAAAGACAAATCATTTAACATTCAAAAGCAGTTAGAGTATTGCGCAGCACAAGCTTCTAAAACTTTAAAAGTGATTCCGAATGACGGGACTTCTCCAAGAACAATTCCTAACGGAAGTAAAGATTGGAAATTTGTTGACTATAAAGACTGGACAAGCGGATTTTGGCCTGGCGAATTGTGGTTTTTGTATGAAGCTTCAAAAGATAAAAAATGGGAAAAAGAAGCCGATAAATTCACCCGTTTTTTAACCCCTCTATCTGTCAGTAAAGCAAATGACCACGATTTAGGTTTTCAGGTTTTTAATAGTTTTGGAAACGGATATCGATTGACTAAAAATCCAGAGTATAAACAAATTATATTGAAAACCGCCGATACGCTGGCAACACTTTTTAATCCGAAAGTAGGAACAATCCAATCTTGGCCGCATAATAAAATGGGAGGTCATAATACGATTATTGATAATATGATGAATTTGGAACTTCTGTTTTGGGCTTCAAAAAATGGAGGTAACAAAAAACTTTACGACATTGCCGTTAAACACGCAGAAACTACAATGGCAAATCATTTTAGGCCAGACAATACTTCTTACCATGTAGTAATTTATGATTACGAAACTGGGAAAAAGATCAAAGGCAGAACAGCTCAAGGTTACAGCGATGACAGTATGTGGGCGCGAGGACAAACTTGGGCAATTTATGGATTTACAATGACTTATAGAGAAACTAAAGATCCTAAATTTTTAGATTTCGCACATAAATTAGCCCGTGTTTATTTGGATAAATTAACAACTGAAGATTTAATTCCGTATTGGGATTTCAATGCGCCCAATATTCCTAACGAACCTAGAGATGCTTCTGCGGCAGCGATTGTTTCTTCGGCGCTTTTAGAATTGAGTTCTTATACAAAAGATAAAAATTTGAAAACAGAGTATTTAGCAAAAGCCAAAAAGATGATTGTTTCACTTTCAGATCATTATCAAAGCCACGAAGTTAATTCGGCATTTCTATTGCATTCTACGGGTCATAAACCTGCAGGAAGTGAAATAGATTGTTCTATAAATTACGCAGATTATTACTATCTTGAGGCATTATTAAGACTTCAAAAACTAAAATAA
- a CDS encoding NYN domain-containing protein: MPLTNSKDLKLAVLIDADNVPYSNVKGMMEEIAKLGTPTTKRIYADWTKPNANGWKGVLLEHAITPIQQYSYTVGKNSSDSALIIDAMDLLYSGKLDGFCIVSSDSDFTRLAIRLRESGMKVIGIGEKKTPSSFIVACDRFIYIEVLDGAIQKKKPKTTTAAADTKKPVEKPAEKALHKVDKQTIELIEATIEDLEDDDGWAFLGDVGNLVVKKKPEFDPRNYGYSKLTPMLKSLTDILEIDERESDKKGIKHVYVRLRFN; encoded by the coding sequence ATGCCTTTAACCAACTCAAAAGATTTAAAACTGGCTGTCCTTATAGATGCCGACAACGTACCTTACAGCAATGTAAAAGGCATGATGGAAGAGATCGCAAAACTGGGAACACCAACTACTAAAAGGATTTATGCCGACTGGACCAAACCTAATGCGAACGGATGGAAAGGCGTTTTATTGGAACATGCCATTACTCCTATTCAGCAATACAGTTATACCGTTGGAAAAAACTCATCAGATTCGGCTTTGATTATTGATGCTATGGATCTTTTGTACTCTGGAAAATTAGACGGTTTCTGTATCGTTTCAAGCGACAGTGATTTTACACGTCTGGCCATTCGTTTGAGAGAATCCGGTATGAAAGTAATTGGTATTGGTGAGAAGAAAACTCCAAGCTCGTTTATTGTTGCCTGTGACAGATTTATTTATATTGAAGTTCTAGACGGTGCCATACAGAAGAAAAAACCAAAAACCACAACTGCAGCTGCAGATACTAAAAAACCAGTTGAAAAACCAGCTGAGAAAGCACTCCATAAAGTTGACAAACAAACTATTGAGCTTATAGAAGCCACAATTGAAGATCTTGAAGATGATGACGGATGGGCGTTCTTAGGAGATGTCGGCAACTTGGTTGTGAAGAAAAAACCTGAATTTGACCCTCGAAATTATGGCTATTCCAAGCTTACGCCAATGTTAAAATCGCTGACAGATATTCTGGAGATTGATGAAAGAGAATCAGACAAAAAAGGAATCAAGCACGTTTACGTTCGTTTAAGATTCAATTAA
- a CDS encoding FMN-binding glutamate synthase family protein, protein MRKKFFIYGFLLFLIVAAIYYYTGRGYLLVFIIPLLLIIGVYNASQKKHAILRNFPVLGYFRYLFEMISPEIQQYFIERSTDGKPFSRNQRSLVYQRAKNIDSSTPFGTQLNLNTENYEGIKHSIFPAQVNEELPRVLVGGKDCKQPYSASLFNVSAMSFGSLSEHAVRAINIGAKKGNFYQNTGEGGLTEFHLAGGGDITWQIGTGYFGCRDAEGNFSPEKFSEKANLPNVKMIEIKLSQGAKPGHGGVLPAAKNTEQIAKIRGVVPHTMILSPPGHHAFSDAKGLIHFIKQLRDLSNGKPIGFKLCIGNTAEFEAICQEMIAEDIYPDFITVDGAEGGTGAAPLEFADGVGMPFEPALIFVNKTLVRLGIRDKMRIIGSGKIISGYSILHAVALGADMCNSARGFMFSLGCIQALRCHNNECPTGVATQNKMLMKGLVVNDKSDRVYHFHKNTLHSANELLAAAGKNSFADVDINIFMRGDEFANLSDMYFPDNLKNVTQFS, encoded by the coding sequence ATGAGAAAGAAATTCTTTATTTACGGATTCTTATTGTTTCTAATTGTTGCCGCAATTTACTATTATACAGGACGAGGTTATTTACTCGTTTTTATTATCCCGCTTTTATTGATTATCGGAGTTTACAATGCTTCTCAGAAAAAGCACGCGATTTTAAGAAACTTTCCTGTTTTGGGGTATTTCAGATATTTATTTGAAATGATTTCACCAGAAATTCAGCAGTATTTTATCGAAAGATCTACAGACGGAAAACCTTTCTCTAGAAATCAGCGTTCATTGGTTTACCAAAGAGCCAAAAATATAGATTCGAGCACTCCTTTCGGAACGCAGTTAAACTTAAATACTGAAAACTACGAAGGAATCAAACATTCTATTTTCCCGGCACAAGTAAACGAAGAATTACCTCGCGTATTAGTTGGCGGAAAAGATTGTAAACAGCCTTACTCTGCTTCCTTATTTAATGTTTCGGCAATGAGTTTTGGTTCTTTGAGCGAGCATGCAGTTCGTGCTATTAATATTGGTGCAAAAAAAGGGAACTTTTACCAAAATACAGGCGAAGGCGGATTGACTGAATTTCATCTTGCCGGTGGCGGCGATATTACCTGGCAGATTGGTACAGGTTATTTTGGATGCCGTGATGCAGAAGGAAATTTTAGTCCTGAAAAATTCTCAGAAAAAGCAAATCTTCCGAATGTAAAAATGATCGAAATCAAACTTTCGCAAGGTGCAAAACCGGGTCATGGAGGTGTGCTTCCTGCCGCTAAAAACACGGAACAGATTGCTAAAATTAGAGGCGTGGTACCACATACCATGATTCTGTCTCCTCCAGGTCATCATGCTTTTTCTGATGCAAAAGGATTAATTCATTTCATCAAACAATTACGTGATTTATCTAACGGAAAACCAATCGGATTTAAATTATGTATTGGAAACACAGCCGAGTTTGAAGCTATCTGCCAAGAAATGATTGCCGAAGATATTTACCCCGACTTTATCACAGTTGACGGTGCAGAAGGCGGTACTGGCGCCGCACCACTTGAATTTGCAGATGGAGTTGGAATGCCGTTTGAGCCAGCACTAATTTTCGTGAACAAAACTTTGGTTCGTTTAGGAATTCGTGATAAAATGCGAATTATTGGAAGCGGAAAAATAATCTCTGGTTATTCTATTCTACATGCCGTAGCACTTGGCGCAGATATGTGTAACAGCGCCAGAGGATTTATGTTTTCTTTGGGCTGTATTCAGGCTTTACGCTGCCACAATAATGAATGTCCGACTGGAGTGGCAACTCAAAACAAAATGCTGATGAAAGGTTTGGTTGTGAATGATAAATCTGATCGTGTGTATCATTTTCATAAAAACACACTTCATTCTGCAAATGAACTTCTGGCCGCTGCAGGCAAAAATAGTTTTGCAGATGTAGATATTAACATCTTTATGCGCGGTGACGAATTTGCTAATTTATCGGATATGTATTTTCCTGACAACCTCAAAAACGTTACGCAATTTTCATAA
- a CDS encoding ribosomal maturation YjgA family protein yields the protein MKSRIYYFIVFLSIILLGILSRKISFIPLWIGDFLYAVMNYFLVRIFLPFKKAYLIAIISLLICYGIEFLQLYQAEWIIELRKTLFGRYVLGQGFLWSDIVAYTFGITFAFLVEKIVLNYISQKSE from the coding sequence TTGAAATCCAGAATCTATTATTTCATCGTTTTCCTAAGCATCATTTTACTCGGAATCCTTTCTAGAAAAATCTCATTTATTCCCTTATGGATTGGCGATTTTTTGTATGCAGTTATGAATTACTTTTTGGTTCGAATATTTCTTCCATTCAAAAAAGCATATTTAATAGCAATTATTTCACTTTTGATTTGCTACGGAATTGAATTTCTGCAGTTGTATCAGGCAGAATGGATTATAGAACTTAGAAAAACGCTGTTTGGCAGGTATGTTTTAGGACAGGGATTTTTATGGTCTGACATTGTTGCTTATACATTCGGAATCACTTTTGCTTTTCTTGTCGAAAAAATAGTTTTAAATTATATCAGTCAAAAGTCTGAGTGA